The candidate division KSB1 bacterium genome has a window encoding:
- a CDS encoding flagellar hook-basal body complex protein, whose product MMRALFAGVSGLSNNQLKMDVIGNNIANINTIGFKTSRITFAEELGQLLQGTSGSSSAGTQNAILIGLGVRTNSIERDFGQGILQTTGKQTDLGIEGDGFFVFNDGSGELYSRAGNLHFDGNGRLVSANGLSIQGWTADQTGELSGTAALGNIVFDASVISPAIATENVGIAGNLDATATPIRQVWTASKTFTLATTGVPAIGTTDLNALAQTTVVLAAGDTIVIGGTNFDGTPVAATFTYGSGAGQDGTTVDDLVAVIDSAFAGTASFSTGQILLTDFNFGESNTTITLTAGAGNTGTIDLPGFVLTSKGFSPKTSTSIEVFDSLGTKHTLNITFTKTENTGEWTFEVTLSGNETINEGSSGSIAFDSNGALQTIFYDNGQSLLEFAPGSGASVVRLNLDFENSTGFSGITQFAGRSSVTLPFQDGQAHGTLSAFAIDEKGQVIGSFTNGRNRLIAQVALAKINNPEGLIHVGNNVYRTSGTTGIPSVGRAGEDLPASIFSGTLEASNVDLAAEFTDMIIAQRAFQANARV is encoded by the coding sequence ATGATGCGAGCATTGTTTGCAGGTGTTTCTGGTTTATCAAACAACCAGTTAAAGATGGATGTTATTGGTAATAATATCGCCAATATTAACACCATCGGTTTTAAAACGTCACGAATTACTTTTGCCGAAGAGCTCGGACAACTTTTGCAAGGTACATCCGGATCATCTTCAGCTGGCACACAAAACGCCATTCTAATTGGTTTGGGTGTTCGTACGAATAGTATTGAGCGAGACTTTGGCCAGGGTATTCTTCAAACCACCGGCAAGCAAACCGATTTAGGAATTGAAGGCGACGGCTTTTTTGTCTTTAATGATGGCAGCGGCGAACTGTATTCACGTGCGGGTAACTTGCATTTTGACGGCAATGGACGCCTGGTGAGTGCTAACGGTTTGAGCATTCAAGGTTGGACGGCCGACCAAACAGGTGAGCTTTCCGGGACAGCCGCGTTGGGCAATATTGTCTTCGACGCTTCGGTAATTTCACCTGCAATTGCTACTGAAAATGTCGGTATCGCTGGTAATTTGGATGCCACTGCCACACCCATCAGGCAAGTTTGGACGGCTAGTAAAACATTTACATTAGCCACAACAGGCGTTCCCGCAATAGGTACCACGGATCTTAATGCTTTGGCTCAAACAACCGTGGTACTGGCAGCAGGGGATACGATTGTCATTGGCGGTACCAACTTTGACGGCACCCCGGTTGCCGCTACGTTTACTTATGGTTCAGGAGCGGGACAGGATGGAACAACTGTCGATGATCTAGTTGCAGTTATCGATAGCGCATTCGCTGGCACCGCATCTTTCTCTACTGGTCAAATTCTACTCACTGACTTCAACTTCGGGGAAAGTAATACAACGATCACGTTAACAGCGGGAGCCGGGAATACGGGAACAATTGACCTACCCGGTTTTGTGTTGACCTCAAAAGGATTTTCACCCAAGACCTCAACATCCATCGAGGTTTTTGACAGCCTTGGTACCAAACACACTTTAAACATTACTTTTACGAAGACAGAAAATACGGGTGAATGGACTTTTGAAGTCACTCTCTCGGGGAATGAAACCATCAATGAAGGAAGTTCCGGTAGCATTGCATTCGACTCCAATGGTGCTTTGCAGACAATATTTTACGATAACGGTCAATCGTTACTTGAGTTCGCTCCGGGTAGCGGTGCTTCAGTGGTTAGACTGAACTTGGATTTTGAGAATAGTACAGGGTTCAGCGGCATTACCCAATTTGCCGGCAGGTCATCGGTTACGTTGCCATTTCAGGACGGGCAAGCACACGGTACTCTAAGTGCCTTTGCTATAGACGAAAAGGGGCAAGTTATCGGATCATTTACAAACGGCCGAAACAGATTGATCGCCCAAGTCGCACTGGCAAAGATAAACAACCCGGAGGGTTTGATTCACGTTGGCAACAATGTTTACCGGACATCGGGCACGACGGGAATCCCTTCGGTTGGTAGAGCCGGCGAGGATTTACCTGCGTCGATTTTTTCGGGTACTTTGGAAGCTTCCAATGTGGATCTAGCGGCTGAATTTACCGATATGATTATTGCCCAGAGGGCTTTTCAAGCCAACGCCCGGGTGAT
- a CDS encoding flagellar protein produces MEIKHLINSIPAQPPSPNSGVGQDRETSRTVFADVLRSKLSGQAPAVKFSAHASDRLASRNIVLTQHHISKLNQAVQTLEQKGSKEGLVVMDNLALIVNVKNKIVVTAVEKSPQEMGKVFTNIDSAFIM; encoded by the coding sequence ATGGAAATAAAACATTTAATAAATTCTATTCCTGCGCAACCGCCTTCCCCGAATTCCGGAGTCGGCCAAGACCGAGAAACCAGCCGGACTGTTTTTGCTGATGTATTAAGAAGCAAGCTATCCGGTCAAGCTCCGGCAGTCAAATTTTCCGCCCATGCTTCAGATAGGCTGGCCTCGCGCAACATCGTTTTGACGCAGCACCATATTTCCAAGCTGAATCAAGCTGTGCAGACCCTGGAGCAGAAAGGCAGTAAAGAAGGGCTGGTGGTGATGGACAACCTGGCGCTGATCGTCAATGTCAAGAATAAGATCGTGGTGACCGCAGTCGAGAAATCGCCGCAGGAAATGGGTAAAGTTTTTACCAATATAGATAGCGCTTTTATAATGTAA
- a CDS encoding flagellar hook-length control protein FliK: MLSSFLKISNTAEGLTASPKISHDLPATLGVKPSSLNFQQLMNSRLGALNSHKNGAASLSFLNSMTKQFADFSPRGLGHSELLSIKQIVQSFKTQAGKSQKPLVFQFNSKSLGKISFEIEPAKNQLKVGLNEEHLDVSELFIAELAPLFDQIEFGPVFSFQKSVFSNQLSTHSFQSSALGSQLSATQVFGVIKELIEGSGKLPVKANNLGQKIELNVESIGKVAVDLKSVNGKLLVQIGLPSKQTLENFKTGLLKSTGFSEGKIRFFIAKPGQNTQLTQMPVKLEIKNGLMRDRQTPKVSMRQAIETIQKKVVEVRYSHSTVLNFKQPLNLDIKSLGKVSVKIESGKDKIRLNVGVDSQAAGNVLKKQLTPLIVKSSDLKIFVRSAGKNAGKKVSSVAPLAKVGGKITPSQAVATVEKVVEAVTQASAKISSKLQFGLQTDSLGDIEAEVEISRGKPNLKLTVDSNSAKNLLSERLGRGIQNLDIRVKEVGTSKRGKGFDGQFKLNSKLTTSQAIQSIREIVESILQAPSKSGQNQIQVQMEVETHGKISVEMSRDVEDGSVLLRTDSSQARDWLTQHLAKSGLKVKEIKTGNNKGALNLKLDSRLDETLETAAKEKTILQPKESTQLVALKKFTQLMDVLLGSATPVKSQTAKVSNSRRKASSKLSKNQVSARGKNFQQDSRTLALREDKLKLKNDLSGSRESLGEILENIEGDSGEFFASILSESERPTQPVLASNNVNFDFLGGKLVGSGTVERSHLPQMLQRILEFANLQSNTAGQKLEIQLDVEKLGSLLVDAVKQKDKINLHINVDNIEARRMLETQLRPLLDQMIKEGIEVGKLEVSVKNENADHRNEWQTAQNEREFREKNSNLEHSISSYAKEAIPVSRQRDFGYNSIEVLA; this comes from the coding sequence ATGCTGAGCAGCTTCCTTAAAATTTCAAATACTGCAGAGGGCCTAACGGCAAGTCCAAAGATCAGTCATGATTTGCCGGCAACTTTGGGTGTGAAACCCTCTTCTCTAAATTTTCAACAGCTCATGAATTCAAGGCTGGGTGCCCTGAATTCCCACAAAAATGGAGCGGCTTCCTTGAGCTTCCTGAATTCAATGACAAAACAATTCGCCGATTTTAGTCCCCGCGGTTTAGGACATTCAGAATTGCTTTCGATTAAACAAATCGTTCAAAGTTTCAAAACGCAGGCAGGTAAATCTCAAAAGCCGTTAGTTTTCCAATTCAACTCCAAATCCCTGGGTAAGATTTCTTTCGAAATTGAGCCCGCAAAGAATCAACTGAAGGTCGGGCTTAATGAGGAGCACCTCGATGTTTCAGAGTTATTCATTGCGGAATTGGCACCTTTGTTTGACCAGATTGAATTTGGGCCGGTTTTTAGTTTTCAAAAATCAGTTTTCAGTAATCAGCTTTCAACTCACAGCTTTCAGTCGTCAGCTTTAGGCAGTCAGCTTTCTGCTACTCAGGTTTTTGGAGTTATTAAAGAGCTGATTGAGGGTAGCGGAAAACTGCCTGTGAAAGCCAATAACCTGGGACAGAAAATCGAGTTAAACGTCGAGTCGATTGGAAAGGTCGCCGTCGATTTAAAAAGTGTGAATGGCAAGCTGCTGGTTCAGATTGGTTTGCCGTCTAAACAAACGCTTGAGAATTTTAAAACTGGGTTGCTTAAATCCACAGGTTTCTCTGAAGGTAAGATTAGATTTTTTATAGCAAAACCTGGGCAGAATACTCAGCTAACTCAAATGCCGGTCAAATTAGAAATCAAGAATGGTCTAATGAGGGATCGCCAAACACCTAAGGTTTCGATGAGACAAGCGATTGAAACGATTCAGAAGAAAGTTGTTGAGGTTCGCTATTCGCATTCAACCGTTTTGAATTTCAAGCAACCTTTGAATTTGGATATAAAGTCGCTTGGTAAAGTCTCAGTCAAGATTGAAAGCGGTAAAGATAAAATAAGATTAAATGTCGGCGTCGATTCTCAAGCTGCAGGAAATGTGCTTAAAAAACAATTGACCCCTTTGATTGTAAAATCATCTGACTTGAAAATTTTCGTTAGAAGCGCTGGAAAAAACGCCGGTAAAAAGGTATCGAGCGTTGCGCCGTTGGCCAAAGTAGGCGGTAAAATTACGCCGTCTCAGGCTGTAGCGACAGTTGAGAAAGTTGTCGAAGCAGTTACTCAGGCTTCTGCCAAAATTTCAAGTAAACTTCAGTTTGGATTACAAACGGACTCACTCGGTGATATCGAGGCGGAGGTCGAAATCTCAAGGGGAAAACCCAATCTTAAGCTAACTGTGGATTCAAATTCCGCTAAAAATTTGCTTTCAGAACGTTTGGGACGAGGGATTCAAAATCTTGACATCCGGGTTAAGGAAGTCGGTACGAGTAAAAGGGGCAAAGGGTTTGACGGACAGTTTAAACTGAACTCTAAGCTTACTACTTCGCAAGCAATTCAGAGCATCCGTGAAATAGTGGAGTCTATTTTGCAAGCTCCATCGAAATCCGGGCAGAACCAGATTCAGGTGCAAATGGAAGTTGAGACTCACGGAAAAATTTCTGTCGAGATGAGCAGGGATGTTGAGGATGGAAGTGTGCTTCTCCGAACGGATTCATCTCAGGCCAGGGATTGGCTGACTCAACATCTGGCAAAATCAGGATTGAAAGTCAAAGAAATTAAGACAGGAAATAACAAAGGAGCTTTGAATCTTAAACTTGACTCCCGGTTAGACGAAACTTTGGAAACTGCTGCTAAAGAAAAGACCATTCTACAGCCAAAAGAATCGACCCAACTTGTTGCTTTGAAGAAATTTACACAGCTTATGGATGTCTTATTGGGTTCGGCAACTCCCGTGAAAAGTCAAACGGCGAAAGTTTCTAATAGTCGACGAAAGGCTTCAAGTAAACTGAGCAAAAATCAGGTTAGCGCTCGAGGGAAGAACTTTCAGCAAGACAGCCGCACATTAGCTCTGCGGGAAGATAAATTAAAACTCAAAAATGATTTAAGCGGCAGCCGGGAATCACTGGGTGAAATTCTCGAAAATATTGAAGGTGATTCAGGCGAATTCTTTGCGTCAATCTTGAGTGAAAGTGAGCGGCCAACTCAGCCCGTTTTGGCGAGTAACAATGTCAACTTCGATTTTCTGGGCGGCAAATTAGTGGGTTCGGGCACGGTTGAGCGTTCACATCTGCCGCAAATGCTTCAGAGAATTCTGGAGTTCGCCAACTTGCAATCAAACACTGCGGGACAAAAACTTGAAATTCAACTTGATGTGGAAAAACTCGGAAGTTTGCTGGTTGACGCCGTTAAACAGAAAGATAAAATCAATCTACATATCAATGTTGACAACATCGAGGCTAGAAGAATGCTGGAAACCCAGCTTCGACCCCTTCTGGATCAGATGATAAAAGAGGGGATTGAAGTCGGTAAGTTGGAAGTGTCTGTTAAGAATGAAAATGCTGATCATAGGAATGAATGGCAGACGGCACAAAATGAACGAGAGTTTAGAGAGAAAAATTCAAATCTCGAACATTCGATTTCTTCTTATGCCAAAGAAGCGATTCCAGTGAGCAGGCAAAGGGATTTTGGTTATAATTCGATAGAAGTTTTGGCATAA